The Schistocerca gregaria isolate iqSchGreg1 chromosome 2, iqSchGreg1.2, whole genome shotgun sequence genome contains the following window.
GGAATTTTAATGTTACAATTAGGAAAACTGctatttgatttctcagtcagaaattcaGTCACTAATGTGGTAAAATAGTGCctgaaatttaattttgaaaattaacaaattgaaaatcattattaaaggaCTACAGAAGCATTTTTAAAGCCACATCTATGAAAATTAGTATCTGACTTCTTGGTTAGGGAGAAAAAACGTGGCTGAGTGGTTTTGGAAACTGGGGATACATTTCATTGTGAAATCATTTTTAAAGTTATatctaagaaaatttgtatttggcttctcggctAGAATTAAAAAATATCGTgtacagtgtttttggaaattcaataacTAAGTGCGTGAAACAGGAGACGAAAATTTTTATGAAGGTATTTACTTACATTTAAACACGTTTAATGGTACctcaatggaaactccaggatagAATAACGACAATATCATGAGAGGTTTGGTTggtactcactatatagcggataTATTGAGTAGCACatgggtacaacaaaaagactgtcaaacgctTTCAGCCAAAAAGGAATTACACAGCATTcgccacacactcatgcaaaccagctcacacacacacatgaccacggtCTGTGGCTGCTGGGGCCAGTCTACGTGCCACTGGTGCAGGGAGGTCCAGTTTctgaaaaataaggtaggcaaGAATTTTGTGTATTTCTGCGAATATGTAAGggtcttttctctttttcttttacttAGTCACAGTGAGGGGTTTGCGACCTACAGTAGTAACAAATCTGTACACACTTCAATTGGAGCCTTCGGCGCATCAACGCCCAATGCATGATTATGTAATAAGTGGTTCTGTTAATTGATGTTGTCTGACGTTCATGGCTGCGCCAGCGGGCGATACTTGGGTGACGATGCTTCTCTAGACCACAAGGTAGTCGTCCGTTATACAGTGAACTCTGATATGATCTGTTTTGCCGGCTTCGGGGGCGTCTATTTGTGTGCACCCTGCTGTCGTTTACACGGCCTAGGTGCCCCATAGTCACCCAGTTGTAATGCTGAATTGGCGACCAGGCTTTCATTAAGACAACTGGTTGCCAGAGGGATGGACGCACTGACTACTGGTGCCACACCGGGTTGTtcatatggttcaagtggctctgaggtcatcagtctcctagaacgtggaactatttaaacccacgtaacctaaggacatcacacacatccatgcccgaggcaggattcgaacctgagacaatagcggtagcgcggttccagactgaagcgcctagaaccactcggcgactccggccggcagacCGGGTGGTGCAATGCTGCAACAGCTGCTTTGTACAATCTGTGGTCACTGTGCAGACATCAAGTACAGACCTGAAAGCTCTGGCTAGGAAGGATGCAACCGAGGAAGGATGTCAGTCGTGTACAAAGAAACTTTCGTTGTGCCATTTCGCGACATAATGTTTTTTCTATGCTTTATAATCATGGGACCAAAGACTCTTCGTCTTAGCATATTAGGTTAGTCTCTAGAAGTATTATTCTGGCAATAACTCATTTTCTCCAAGACTGTGTCCCTTTCGGTACCGATCGACTGAAATGTAAAAACAGTTTCCTAAAATGTAAGTATTCCAGCTCCACGTTATTACACGGAACAGATGTTGGAGCCCCGTTTCGCTCTGTCGGTTTCAGAAGCCACTGCCTGAGGAGGACGGTCAGCGCGGCAGCGGCCGCACTCTGGCGGGGCAGGTGCTGTACCTGCGGGTGGCCGGGCTGTGGCCCCAGGCGAGGCCGGCGCCCCACCTGCTGCACGCGGCGCTGGTGCAGCTGGGCGCCGCCGCCTACGTGGCCGTCGGTCTGGTCAGCGTCCACACCGCCAGAGGGGACGTGGACGACATCTCGCACACGCTCATGCACACGCTCGAGATCGTCGCTGGGACAGTCAAGGCGGGGCTCTTCTTCGGCAACAGGCAGTCCTTTTACCGGCTGGTGCGAGATCTCGATCTGATGGTGTCCGAGGACTGGGACCGTCCCGAACTGGAGTCCGCTCGCTGCTGGGCCCGCCGCATGACGGTGTCACTGACTGCCTACATCTACACCCTCATCCTGCTGTGGCTGCCGGCGCCGCTGCTGGCCGGCGGCGACCAGAAGCTGCTGCCCGTGGTGCAGATCCACGGAGTGGACTGGTCGCTGTGGCCCGGCGCGTACGCCGCTCTCTACGCTCTGCAGTGCGCTGTGCTCCTCACCCAGGTCCCCATCGTCGTCGGCCTGGACTGCTTCTTCGTGGCGGCCATGCTGCACGTGGGAGCCCTGCTGCAGCTGCTGGGGCAGCGCATCTCTGGACTGCGGCTCTCTGGTGACGGTGCTGTGGACCTGGCTGGCGATGTGGGTCTTAAGAGGCAGCAGATGATGTATGTGGAGCTCCGTGCCTGCATCAGGCGCCACCAGAAAATCACAAAGTAAGTGTCTATAAACGTCGCTTCACACCTTATGGAACAGAACAGGATGGAATGTGATGGAACAGAACAGCAAAATATTCTACATGAATTTGGGCATCCATACAGGCCATGAATAGAACTGGACAAGACTGAACAGAATCAGAGTGTCAAAATTTCTTGGGAAGAGTTGACATTTActcgttggggaggggggggggggggttggagggaagggaagatggagatggagTGGTTGGAAAAGAACAACATAACTGGAAACATACCACATTTATTTTGAATCGAAAATGTGCTTTTCCATAAGCCACTGACCTTACCTTCCCttggttcctcacttaataaacttgatAACCCCTTTTTCAAATTCTTTTCCAACTGTATCTGCACTATTGTTAGTGAGGAATGCTGTGAAACTTCGCTGGATTTTGGCAAAAGAAGAAAAGTTTGACATCACAACAAGAGAAGCATTTACAGGAAAACGTGAGTATAGGCTAGAGTTTAGGATGGCACTTCCCCTCCATcgctcggcatttcccctgcaGTGCCTGCCAACCACCCCCACTACTGCTCTCCCAACACATGCCTTGTCATCCGCACACTTACAGCGGCTATGGTATTCTGCACACACTACAGCATCAGAACTTAACCCCAACTTGTTATTGTGGCTAATTTCATGATTTTGTTTCTCCTTAATTATTACTTCATTGTTTTCTTTGTTCTAGTGGCACTTTCCAAACGTCCCAAGATAACGTGGTTATTTTTCCATTGTCCTTTCACAGAAGAGACAAGGCATCTGAAAGCGGATAATCACTTAGGATTTACAATACCTGGACAAAGAAGAGTCCATACTGTGGTTGATTAAGAATATAAAGTGATGAAACAGTCTTCATGAAATTACCTTTTCTTAGTCTGAAATAAATCAGctatgttaaagaagaaaaatgcaactgtttttatgttgaaacttcctgggagattaaaactttaTGTTGGACCAAGAATCGAAGTTGTGACCTATGGCTTTTGCAGGGCTCTACTGATTGAAGtaagcaagcacgactcacgacttacACTTACTGctctactttcgccagtaccttccAATCTTCGCAGAAGTTATCCTCCTTACCTTGTGAGACTAGCACTCCTGTgagaaaggatgttgtggagacatggcttagccacagcctaggtgaGTGTTCCACAACGAATTTTcggtctgcagcagagtgtgcgctggttcaaacttcctggcagattgaagcagctttaatcttccaggagTTTTCAGATCAGCGCCCActtcattgcagagtgaaaattcattctgttttTGATGTTATTTTGTATTCACCAAACGCAACACTATAAACTTTGCCCAGGAtatgagtttttatttttttctttggccattaataaacttcGTCATTCCTAGTTTCCTGATTCTGATTTTATATTCCGTAATTTTGTATCATCGATTGTATGTCACAATGTGACTTTAATCGTTACATACGAGGATAATCGTAGCAGTGTCGTTTGACTTCCCATTTAGAGTGAGGATACATTAACATCCACTTTCTGAACAGCTCCATTGTGTAGTTACTTTTCACTGAAACGTAAATTGAAGTCTCTCATAAATGGAAGATTACACGCGTGACCAATCGCACTCTTGATAAATATCtttcaatgaaagaaataaaagatgCTAAACATCCAACTTCATTACATGGTATTATTCAGACCATCtagtgaaaataagtaaaataccaCCATCATAATAAAGGACGCTGCCGAAAATTCGATATAAAAATCCTAATCGAACCTTGTGATTCCGTAGCATCTATGTGTGAAGCCTGTAGCAAATTCAGTAGTCAGATCATTGCGAAAGATCTGAAAAAAGAAGCAGCTATAAAATGCGGGTCCTGTGTAAAAGTACAATAACATAAACCTGCCATACAGTATCTTGTGGGTCAGTGCGGTGTTGAAATAGGAAATAGAACACATATTTCAGATATTAAATTCTGCGTTCAAAACTACTTGAGCGCTTAACCCAggttgtggccaagccatgtctccacaatatcctttcttacaggagtgctaatcTCACAAGGTAAGGAGAATAACTTCTGCGAAGATTggaaggtactggctgaagtagagCAGTgtaagtcgtgagtcgtgcttgtttaCCTCAAGCAGACTCATAAAACTTGTCGAACTCGTAACCCAGTCATGTTGGAAAAAGCACCAGTGGTACTGGGAATGCTCAAAGGAAAAAAGAAGGCACTCATCGATTAACTGTCTGTTTCCTAAGAGGGATAAAGTAATGGGCACTAAGTAAACAGATTTGTTTTTGCAGGCGTCCGTATTTTATTTGATCTTATAGCATTGTCTACTTTGGGACGTGCACATTATATATACAGTTTTAATGTTCAGCTTATTCTAAATCAAAACGAAATGGGCTGGTAGTATAGTACCGTCTCTGTCTCTAATTTCAAGATAACAAACCATTTCACAACTTTTATTATCATTCAATGAACTTCTTTACACTTCATTAAATGATTAATAAATTAATGGATGTAATTTTGTTGTTGTCGTGGCCATCAggtcgaagactgatttgatgccgctctccatcctAGTCTATTCTGTACAAATCTCTTTATATCATATTCATTTGAATGTGCTTATTGTCTTAGAGCCTTGGTCATATTCTATTATTTCTATCCCCACATTTCTCTACATAACCAAATTAGCTATTTCTTGCCCTCCCAGTATGTGTCCTGTCAAACGGTCACTTTTTTAACAGATTGTGCACGCATTTCTTTTTTCTAGAAATTAATTCAGTTCCTCCTTATTAGTCattagatctacccatctaatcttcagcatttttctgtagcactacataacAAAATCTTATATTCTCTTATTTTCTGGATTTCTTATCGCCCACGTTTTACTTTCGTGCAAGCTTACAATCCAGAAAAATAACAAATcttttttctcagaaatacttttcttcctgTTGCTAGTCTGAACTTCATTACCTCTCAGCTTCACAAATCAGTTAATTTGCTACtagaatatcaaaactcatcttctCGTGTagcgttttctaatctaattccataAGCATCACCTGTCGTAATTAAACTACATTCTGTTACCTTGTTATtgctttgttgattttcatcttttaACCTCTTTTAAAAACGCAACCTATTCCGTTAAACGTATctgccaagttctttgctttctctagcagaaatgcctttttttttttttttgttgagtcatcagtcttctgactggtttgctgcggcccaccacgaattccactcctgtgccgaactcttcatctcagagtagcacttgcaacctaagtcctcaactgtttgctggatttattccagtctctctcttcctctacagttctttccCTCTACAATTCCCTCTACTACCATCGAAGTCATCCTCTGATattttaacaaatgtcctatcttcCTATCCCTTTTCCTTgttagcgttttccacatattcctttcgtctccgattctgcgcagaacctcctcattccttaccttatcagtccacctgattttcagcaatcgtctgtagcaccacatcccaactgcttagattctcttctattccggttttcccacagcctgtGTTCCacaaccatacaatgttgtgcttctaacgtacattcccagaaatttcttcctcaaattaagggcgatatttaatactagtagacttctcttggccaggaatgcccttttttccagtgctagtctgcatttgatgtcatTGCTCCGTCTGCCATTGGTtgatttgctgcctaggtagtagaattccttaacttcatctgcttcgtgaccatcaattctgatgttaagtttctcgctgttctcatttctgctaattctcattattttcgtctttacactcaatccatattctgttcttataagactgttcattccactcatcaGATCATATTATTATTCTTCGCTTTCACTCGGGGTAGCTATGTTATCAGCGGATCGTATCCGTGATATgctttcagcctgaattttaattccactctcaaaccttcattttatttccatcattgcttcttcgatttatagattgaacagAGGGAGCGAAAGACTCCATTCGTGTCTTACATCGttttaaatccgagcacttcgttcctgatcttccagtcttattattcactcttggttgttgttcatacTGTACGTTACCCGTCCCTCCCTGTAGCCtacctctattttcctcagaatttcgtgcaccttgcaccctttgacattgtcgaacgcttttttcaggtcgacaaatgcagtgagcgtgtcttgatttttctttagttttgcttccattacctACCACAATGTCagcattgcctctctgatgcctttgcctttcctaaggccaaagcgATCGGTGTCTgacatatcctcagttttcttttccattcttctgtgtattgctCTTGTCAGAAACGTGGATGCaccagctattaagctgattgtgtgataattctcaatcTTCTTAGCTCTTACTGTCTTCgcccgcggtagcgttctcgtttcccacgcccgggttcccgggttcgattcccggcggggtcagggattttctctgcctcgtgatggctgggtgttgtgtgatgtccttaggttagttaggtttaagtagttatgttctagggtgctgatgacctaagatgttaagtcccatagtggtcggagccatttgaaccaagccaatctTGCTGTCTTCGCTGTTGTGTGGATGAGAATTTCCCGAAAgcctgatggtatatcaccagtttaacacattctacacaccaatgtgaatattaatttcttgccacttccccatatgacgttagaaattctgatggattgttatccatccgttctgccttattaAATCTTAAGTCTTCctaagctctttgaaattctgcttgtaatactggatatactgcctcttctatatcgactcctgtttcttcttctatcacatcaggcaaatcatctacctcataaaggccttcagtgaactctttccacctatccgctctctcctctgcgtctaACAATGGCATGTCATTGAAGTCAATATGTTACTTCCTTAGATTTTAGTATCATCGAAGATTGTTTTAACTTTCCCAGAAGATGAATTACTCCTCCCGAAAatagtttctttttcgatttttcacatttttcttgcagacatttaatcttagcttccctgcgcttccgatTTATTCGATTCCTAAgctacttgtatttttgtattcctgagtttcccggaacattcttgtacttccttgtttcaccGATCGACTAAAGCAATTCTTCTGTTACCTACGGTTCCTTTGcatataccttctttgtacctacatttttctgtccaacctctgtgattgcccgTTTTAGGAATGTCTATTCCCCTTCATCTGTACTGACTACTGAGAAGTTCTTTATTGCAGTACCTATAGTCTTAAagagcttcaagcgtatctcttcattccttagtaattctgTATTCAACTTCTTTGaatattgattctccctgactaatctcttaatcttcttaaacttcagcatactagattgtgatctgagtctgtatctgctcctggctacgcctaaacaatccaatatctgatttcggaatcttcgtctgaccatgatgtaaactaactgAAAACTTCCCCTATCACCCGAATTTTTCCAGGTTTACCTCctgatcttgtgattcttgaacagagtattcgctggtacttgctgaaatttattgcagaactcagttagtctttctcagctctcattcctggtaccaagcccatattcacccGTAACCGTTTATTTTGCtgtattccagtccctcatgactactagattttcatctctctttacgtactgcattacccattcaatatccttatatactttctccGTCTTTCGTTTGCGAATTTTGcgtgtatacctgaagtatcgttgtcggtggtgGTTTTCTGTCGATCCTGATGAGAATAatgctatcattgaactgttcacagtagcacactatctgccctatcttcctgttcataacgcattctactcccgttataccatactctgctgttgttaatattccctgtagtcatctgaccatctGACCGTccatccatttcacttcattgctcTCTACTGTATCTATATTAAGCCTTTTCATTTACTttctccctactacgttcaagtttCTTACAGTCCACGCACCGACTCTTAGAACgttccagcctccaaagcaaataatattaatacaaCTATCTGCAGATCGaggagcaaatttatatgttactatattctcatgatgccaaatgtaataaaataatatactattttacctatacagttctaaatatatataaaaaactttataattaatttagcaatatcaACTGAATCATTCAATATCTCTGTActaatgtaaaaggcattacagttgtgtaaatgaatatataatcctttccaaacataggacatcatcgtcaaatgttacgatatatcatagcatctgtgatactcatatgtttgtaagctctttgtatgtatcagaaCATGTGGTgtgtggttgaaatgatctcagcggCAAATATAAAGAGTACAGTGAAAGCTACTTACGTttgcaacaacgaggatgcagtgggaatgcatttacatccgttggacaaatattatgaaaaaaaagaaagaaaccgacgtttcacgtaagtcacatgcaacgaaaatctgtaacgcaaccatctgtgtggcgtgtttataattatgttttatttatatttgaggacaattaatctgtaaaaacacaccaaatgtcataaagaaagcgtgtaaaccgtctgaggatgaatcacaacgattcgacaCCGGTgtcggtttcctttgaataaaggaactgaaagtaaatttgtggctggttgctgtcctaacaccattaaCATTTGTCTTTCGTTGTTTATCCATTCTTCTTATCATGATCACCTCCCCTTTGTAGTCCCCTCCAGGATATCCGAATGGAGATATCATAAagacaatttttcaattacaggccatatgtccgtgaacacacattacgtgtctttaatgcagtggtttccattgccttccacattcttatgccgttgatcattgttgattgttTCACTTTCACGGCAGcctcccaccccaagggcaagagagtgccctgaacctccgtccgttgtcagaatgagggtgacttcttatgccgcaagtcttTGGTAGTCAatcctgattattaatcaaattttaagcaGTGACGGGGTCCCAATTCGAGACCGAGAACGGtttcattactaatcaaagatCCACAGGTCCATCTCGAAATATGTTATCATTTGCAAACTTCAGTTTTTATTTTGGCTCCGTGGACCTTAATTCCCTTACCCACTCGTTCCTTGATTTCCGTTACTGCTAGGTTAATGTAGATGTTGATTTACATGGAGGACAGGCCGTACCCCTGTATCACTTCATGCTGAAGTATTTCTACATTTTAATGTCCTTattcactatacagggtgagtcactaactattgccacctacaataactccgaaagtatgacaggcgctgaaaagtttgtgggacaaatgttgcatgaggcaacgggggccataatatgtcattggttttttgctgctaggtggggtcgcttcagagatacgaaggtcagatttgtttttcttttttttttaatgggatgctatagtttggtgcttCTTTTCTGATTGCGGCTATCGAGAAGAATCCAATGGCGTGTAaccgtaaggtctttgaaggtcaactatGGTCAAAAAGGCGGCATGAACGTTCTTTtaaagaaggtgttcgaagtgatgaccattggtgtaagtgcagtgctgcaatctttttaCCATGGGCTGAGTGTTAGTCCTTATCACTTCAGCCCTTATCGAAGCACgtgttctgacaattctctcttgtatatcgtgcaaatagtaaatatccgCCGAATATCCATCTAAAGTGCCATTGACAGGTAAACACCattgacggtttcgcaatacaatatTAATAGGATCGGTAAGACTAGTGTagtcgaatcaagtgaatgtgaatgatgtatttcttTAATGAACAAGTAGatttgcttctcatttacggagaatgccaacgaaattcagtgagagctagagatttaCACACTGAAAGATATGCTCAACgttctcaccctacacgtcgtacatttaaatatgtgtatgataaattgaggacAACAAAGTATCggaaggaaaattactaacgaggaaacggaaattggtactcttgccactgtggttcgagatccttgtgttagttcgcgtcaaatcgcaaaggaatctggcatgagccagagtagtagtgttcgtgttctgcatcgtcatAAATATACCATACCATAAATATAccataccatatcagtctccaccaagaattaactggtaagaattgtatgcgtcgcattgaattctgcctatGGGTTcaccttcagattcagagggatgacacatttattaatttgattttacttactaacgaggctacattcacgaaccatgtaaatgttgatctgcataacatgcattattttgaaactgaaaatccGGATTGGCTGCGGAAAGCTGCACataaaaaaccgtggtcggtgaatgtatggtgtgggttaCTGGAGgccagaattataggcccctatttcatcggaggaaatcttaatggtaggaagtacaccacgttcctgcaagaaacattaggtctgttattggaagaaataccttaggAAAAAGAAGCAGAATGTGGTATTAATACGATGGGTGTCCGACAcaattttcgctgatggctagaaatgagttgcagagacaattccctaatcgttggattggacgtggaggagaaGTGTCATggc
Protein-coding sequences here:
- the LOC126335622 gene encoding odorant receptor Or2-like codes for the protein MAATRERTKPLPEEDGQRGSGRTLAGQVLYLRVAGLWPQARPAPHLLHAALVQLGAAAYVAVGLVSVHTARGDVDDISHTLMHTLEIVAGTVKAGLFFGNRQSFYRLVRDLDLMVSEDWDRPELESARCWARRMTVSLTAYIYTLILLWLPAPLLAGGDQKLLPVVQIHGVDWSLWPGAYAALYALQCAVLLTQVPIVVGLDCFFVAAMLHVGALLQLLGQRISGLRLSGDGAVDLAGDVGLKRQQMMYVELRACIRRHQKITKFLHDLEAAMSTMVLVQFSISMFCLCMDLYQQIQQGEALSLAAYSSHWVGAGTSLQRALSIVMARAQKPLLITAGHLYPVNTAAFVALMKASYSYYTLLRQLDSS